GGTCCCAATAATTATCATGTGGTCCCCGTCCATACCAGCTGAGCATATCGAGACTTTCATCCAGCAAGAACAGCATGCCGATTTCCGGAATGTCAGGCAAGCCGCTGCCCGGGACAAAGGTTTCTTGCACGCGGATGGTTCCATCCGGGAAGATTCGATACTCCAAGGTCAGTCCGGATATAGGAGCGGTCTCGATCTGATAGTGACTGGTGACCACGACGGCAGGACCTTCTGCATGCCAGCTTAGAGCCAGCAGCTTCCGCTGATCATGGGCTGTTCTCCATACGCCGCAGCGTTCTGAGAGCCGGTTGCCCAGATCGTTATCCGTGACGGCTCGCCAGAAATTCGGTCTGGCGGGTGCCAGCAGGAATTCCTTACCGGATCGCGCGTAAGATGTCAGATCACCGGTGCCAAGGTGGAAGCGTAACGAAACGGCAGGACCCGTGATGAGGAGCTCTTCATCCGATTCGGTAACTTCTAGGATCTCCGCGTTTGAAAGAGAGTCTGTTTCCGATTGGCTCGCTATATAAGGCGTTAGCGCGAACTGCTCCCAAGCCTCTTCATGTCCTGCGGGTGCCCACTTGGTGCTCTCCTTCCGAACCAGGGAGACGGTGAGAATCGTTTCTTTTCCATCGTCCTCTATAGGAGAATAAGGAATCTTGATTTCGGTATGGTCACCGGGCTGGAGCGAGAGCTGGAGCGTGCCGGATTGGCTTTCTTCTCCGTTCAGTTGGATCTCCCATTTTATAAGATACTGATCGAGATTAGTGAACAAGAAACGGTTGCTGACCCGAATCCGGCCTGCAGCAGGGTCCAAACATTCGAACTTGACGTTCTGGTAGCATTTTTTCACTTCGTCCAGCTTGGGGGTTTTGCTGCGGTCGGCGAAGATCAGGCCGTTTCCGCTGAAATTGCCGTCATGCGGCGTTTCGTTAAAGTCCCCACCATACGCTAAATATTCGATACCATCGGCCGTTTGGGTGCGGATCGCTTGATCGATCCAGTCCCATATAAAAGCTCCCTGTAAAATGTCATACTTCTCAAACAGCTCCCAATACAGGTGAAGCCCGCCGCAGGAATTGCCCATCGCGTGACTGTATTCGCAAATGATGTAAGGCTTGCTCGGGTTGCTGATTGCATACTTCTCCACTTCCTGAGGTTTTGCATACATGGTGGACTCCATATCGCTAGCCGCCTCGGACGCCCTGTAATGAAAGATCCCTTCATAGTGAACGAGCCGTGACGGATCGGCCTCCTTCAGGAAATCGTGCATCGCAATGAAGTTGTCGCCTCCGAAGGATTCGTTGCCAAGCGACCAGATGATGACGGAGGGGTGATTCTTGTCGCGTTGAAACATCGAATTGCAGCGGTCCAAAACATTGTCCCGCCACTCGAGCTTGCTGCCGGGGATCGTTTCTTTCAGTTCCTGCTGCCCATACTCCCACGTTCCGTGCGTCTCCAGATTCGTCTCATCGATCACATATAATCCATATTCATCGCAGAGGTCATACCATACGGATTGATTCGGGTAATGGGAAGTCCGTACCGCATTGATGTTATGCGTCTTCATCAGCTCAATATCGGTGATCATGTCTTCGCGGCTAAGCGCCCGTCCGGTATCCGGGGAGAATTCATGCCGGTTCACGCCTTTGAACAGAATGCGCTGACCATTAATCCGCATCAATCCGTCCTTCAGCTCGAAGCGGCGGAAGCCGGTGCGGCAGCTTACGGCCCCAAGGCAAACTCCGTCCGTGTCCTTTAATGCCAGAACGACGGTATACAGATAAGGCGATTCCGCGCTCCATTTTTTAGGTTCGGGTACGTTCATGCTAAGGGTGAAGGTGCTCTCCTCCATAATGTAATCCGCTATGGTGAGCGTTTGTTTCCGAACCAGCTGACGGTCCTGGTCGTATAGAAGCGCCTCAAGCTGAAGCTTGTCCTTATCAATGGTTTCATGAAAGTAATTCGTAACGGTTGCATCGATCTCCAGCTCGGCATCCCGGTATTCGTCATCCAGAACCGGCCGGACGAAGAAATCGGAGATATGGATGGCAGGGACGGTATAGAGGTAGACCTCGCGGAAGATCCCGCTAAGCCTCCAGAAATCCTGATCCTCGAGCCAACTCGCATCACACCAGCGATACACTTCAACAGCCAATTTATTCTCGCCTTCAATCAGATAGGGGGTAATGTCGAACTTGGCCGGCGTAAATGTATCTTCGCTGTATCCGACCATCTCGCCATTCACCCATACATAGAAAGCGGATTCAACACCTTGGAAGCTAATATAAACGGGCTGTTCCTTCCATGTGTCCGGTACCGTGAATTCACGAATGTAGGAGCCCACGGGATTGTATCGTGTTGGCGCGAAGGGGGTTTTCAATTCAGGCTCCGATTCGGACCAGGGGTATCTAACATTCGTATATTGAGGATAGTCATAGCCTTGAAGCTGCCAATGGGAAGGGACGGGCATATCGGCCCAGCTGCTGGAATCATAATCGGTCTCGTAGAAATGTTGGATGCGCTTGTCAGGGGTTTCGGCAAATGCAAACTTCCACATCCCGTTCAATGACTGATACCAGGGAGACATGGAGTGGGCATGGCTCAGCGCCTCGGACTCCGACGGGAACGTCATCATGTAAGCATGGGCTTTGTGGCGGTTTAGCTGAAAAATATTCGGATTATTATTCCATTCGGGATAACCGTTTGCAGGTGCCTGGTAAATGAATTTGGTACGCAATGTGCTCAGCTCCTC
Above is a window of Paenibacillus sp. FSL K6-1330 DNA encoding:
- a CDS encoding glycoside hydrolase family 2 TIM barrel-domain containing protein — translated: MRTKFIYQAPANGYPEWNNNPNIFQLNRHKAHAYMMTFPSESEALSHAHSMSPWYQSLNGMWKFAFAETPDKRIQHFYETDYDSSSWADMPVPSHWQLQGYDYPQYTNVRYPWSESEPELKTPFAPTRYNPVGSYIREFTVPDTWKEQPVYISFQGVESAFYVWVNGEMVGYSEDTFTPAKFDITPYLIEGENKLAVEVYRWCDASWLEDQDFWRLSGIFREVYLYTVPAIHISDFFVRPVLDDEYRDAELEIDATVTNYFHETIDKDKLQLEALLYDQDRQLVRKQTLTIADYIMEESTFTLSMNVPEPKKWSAESPYLYTVVLALKDTDGVCLGAVSCRTGFRRFELKDGLMRINGQRILFKGVNRHEFSPDTGRALSREDMITDIELMKTHNINAVRTSHYPNQSVWYDLCDEYGLYVIDETNLETHGTWEYGQQELKETIPGSKLEWRDNVLDRCNSMFQRDKNHPSVIIWSLGNESFGGDNFIAMHDFLKEADPSRLVHYEGIFHYRASEAASDMESTMYAKPQEVEKYAISNPSKPYIICEYSHAMGNSCGGLHLYWELFEKYDILQGAFIWDWIDQAIRTQTADGIEYLAYGGDFNETPHDGNFSGNGLIFADRSKTPKLDEVKKCYQNVKFECLDPAAGRIRVSNRFLFTNLDQYLIKWEIQLNGEESQSGTLQLSLQPGDHTEIKIPYSPIEDDGKETILTVSLVRKESTKWAPAGHEEAWEQFALTPYIASQSETDSLSNAEILEVTESDEELLITGPAVSLRFHLGTGDLTSYARSGKEFLLAPARPNFWRAVTDNDLGNRLSERCGVWRTAHDQRKLLALSWHAEGPAVVVTSHYQIETAPISGLTLEYRIFPDGTIRVQETFVPGSGLPDIPEIGMLFLLDESLDMLSWYGRGPHDNYWDRKTGAKIGRYAGKVADQFVPYLRPQECGNKTDVRFALLTGEHSGDGLEFESSSLMEVCALPWTPEELEGSDHAYKLPPSDKTVLRVNYKQMGVGGDDSWGAPIHEEFTLPSNRTYSFGFTMGAAR